The Solanum pennellii chromosome 7, SPENNV200 DNA segment aaataatgacGACTTATATAATAATGCAACATCCCTAATAAGCGAGGATTATTGAAAGggggaactttcacatataacaatttaagaataattaattactctccatagctatagtttgataattataatttgtagctacatgttatatcgaggagagaggcgagagagagggggaaaagagttAGAGAAAGGTGAATCGTATATGTTTAtttgttagataattgtatattatccATATGTATCTGTATacatggcaagagagattggaagagggaggagagaggcgagcgagagagggcagagagtgggagaggggtgaattgtatatgtatataagttaaataattgtatattatacatatatatttgtatatcctggcgaattgtacatatacaaacgtgacaAATTACACAAACTCAAAGTCAACCCACgcaattaatgtataatgttaattgcgagtgataattatagcaaactatagctatgatgaataattaaataatataaatttacttagctgcgtaattttttcttattgtgAAACACTAATACCTAGAAGCCTCGAGCATTTTGACATGGTTCGATATGATTTTTAgttgtaaaaatttaaggaatcccatagtgtaatttaATAATTACACTCTGTCCTGACAAATTCAgtatttactaaaaatcccttaaaattatTGTGgcgtgatactttagactctagtgatacatggtaaatgatacatggtaatttAAAAACTGTTAAGAataaaatggggaaaaaatGGAACAATTAAACTTGCTAACTAAATCAGCTTAATTTACGGTAACAGATTATTAATCAGCATTAATTCAGCACATAACTcgataataatttcaaattttgaaaatcaaagattatatcatctattttgaatacattttttatgaacatcctgttaaatttcgaactgcagtaattttattgttgttattgtggaTGTTTCATGATGAATACATCAATTTTGATGAGACATTTCGGAATTTGGGTGAACGAATTGCagtatgaaagttacaaaatcgacggaatcgttgttggagattcaatttcgttttctaatctcaaagcagcaattgcagccgagttggatattgatgtatcaaggaaagaaattgaaattcgTTGGATATTCATGTATCAGTGCATCGACtaaacactatacacactgattctatatgtatcatcaagcacagttgatgccgcagttattaaacttattgaatgatacattataacaattttcaaaacctcatgatacatagaaaatattatgattcacaacaaattcatgtatcaatgcatcgtctaaaacactatacacactgattcaaaatgtatcagcaagcacacttgatggcgcagttattgaaattaatcactgatacatgataaaatatttcaaaaatccttgatacataggaaatcatatgatacacatttaattcatgtatcaaaGCATAGACTAAACATTATAATCCACTTAGTACTTATGTATTAAACCTATTGTCTGatacatgataataattttcataattttttgatacatattggattccttaaaatttttactaatttcaataacaattttaaaataagtataaaaaatacaaaCCCGAAACAATGTAGGCCTGACAACAATGGttgctgcttcttttttctttttttttgttgtattttgacaacctttgattttgatgtttcgccagaatctttgtttgaatccttctgaagattcataagatcatgcaaagacttttttctattttctttccaatttgcATCGTCAGAATCAtatatccttctattaattaacggatccattactatgatgtaatagatcaattaaccaaaacaaaaaaaggaagaaaagaagaactgATGATGGAgtaataaaaaaaggaagaaaccAATAACAGATGCTGGGTTAGGAAGAACAAAGACgatgatggagtaagaagaaCTGCAGACGTGATGGAGTAAGAAGAACAATAAGAACGGGAGAGCAATTGTCcagttttttgaaatttcaaatattttgaattttgaaattcaaaatttcaaaattgggtgttttaattaaaattaattaaaattaataattcaaaatccaaaaactgaTTTAGAAGATTGAGTGTTTTAGTGGAGAAAAAATTGGCATTATATTGAGaaattgtgtattataggatagagaatgttatgtatctatacacttctactaaaattaaaaaaaaaagagaattatgtaatatttaaaaaaagaaggaaaaattagagaatacaAAACTTATaattgtgtatttaagttatttttcctttttggtttCATACCACAAGTCTAACAATATTGGCCACGCccatctagtatatatatatataggcatGTGCACAACACATAATAAACTATCTTAgccaaattaaaaatatattaaaataacacCATGATAGGCACTTACCAAACACATGTGAATTGTCACAAACTAGTCCATTCTTTGTATTTTCACAAAGAAGAAAATCCTTAATTTTTTGTACAGAAAAGTTAATAATATAGTATAATATATCaacttgtataaaaataatgaagtacTATTATGCAATACTCAATATTAAACTAAACttatatgcaaaaaattgttgAATGTGCGCTGGACAAGTGGGGCTGCTTATAGCAACAGCCGCCATTAAGATATTAtctaattcatatttttgtttagctacaattttttttttcaagtactCCATATTTTAATGAGGAGAAGAGATGTGTCTCCCTCACATAGAGTGTCAAACGAGTGGATTGAGCTGAGATTATAGAGCTGAAACAAATTGAACTAAGAATGGAATTGAATCATTGATCTGTTTAAAATTACTTTATGTTAAATTGCGAAAAAATTTGAGTTGGATCATGACACACTTAATCTAAACAATATTGATGTACTAATGTAATTCATTTGCgaaaagaaaatccaaaaaataagGCTCGAAACCTGACTTGAGACTCGAGACCTAAGACTTGAGCCAAGAGACCCAACCCCAATTAAAAAATCGCAACAGATGACCCGATCCCAACACGAGACCCAACTTAGAATCCAATCCCAACCCGAGGGCGCCCCAACCTCGAATCCCACCCAAGAACCATCCCTTAATTAGCTTTGAGCCGAGACCTGAACTTGACCCCAATCTAAGACCTAAGACAAACTTGAGACCTGACCCAACTTGAGATTCAACCCCGATCAAAGACTCGAGATCCCATGCCCTTACCCAATCCGAGATCCAAGACCTTGATCTAGGAAGATCCATCCCAATTGCAACCCTAATCTAGGATCCAAGATTTGATCCCCACCTGAAATTCAACACCTGGCGGGGACTCGAGACCTTACGCTTACCATGACCTTAATATGGGACCTCGAGATGTGGTGTCAACCCTAGTTTGGGACCCAAGAACCAATCTTGATATTCAAGACTCGACCCTGATCTGAGACTCGAGATTGGAAATTCGAGATCCCTGACCCTTACTTGGGGCATACGACCCGACCTTGACCTAGGACTGTCCCTGTCCAGTATGAGATCCGATATTTTATCCTATTAGACAGGAATTATGGGTTCAATCGACCCGttaacttttatataaattatgtattcaattttaaataaattattaatttcaaacCAAATAACTTACTCCccccgtttaaaaaagaatgtccctatttcctttttcgtttgtttaaaaaagaatgacccctttccttttttggcaacaatttaattttaacttttcacgtggcGTGtataagaccacaagattaaagggcactttggtatatttgacataattttaatttaaaaacacaaaattaaaaagtctttttttttcttaaactccgttccaagtcaaagtaggtcattcttttttaaacggagggggTAAAAGACCGGAATAGCAAATCTTGACTTGGGCCtacaacatatataaaaaatatattaatagtaCAAAAATTCTTCAAACTTGGACCtacaacatatataaaaaatatattaatagtaCAAAAATTCTTCAACCATTCTCTCTCtacttctctttctttcttgtaTATGTCTATAAAATCTCAACATTCCATAACACCAAATCCTGCCTCACCCTCAAACAAAGTAagatagaaaaataatgagGAACCAATTGTATTTGTTACTTTTAggtatttttgtattgatcacTTTGAATAAAAGTGTTCATGTCTCAGCTCAAAATTACATTAGTTTTGGAAAACAAAAACATAGACATGATGATATGGAACAACCATTATCTGGAATTCAAATCCATAAGACTGTTCTTGCACTAACTAAATCTGCCTCCATTCATGTTGTAGGGCCTATgcttcttggctctaaggtaaTATTTTGATCTTGTTCTCTTGTTGCACTATCAAATTAAGCCAGAAATTTCGTTAAtgatattcaaaatttgatatatatactCAGTTAGCGTTTGATTATTGATTTTGAaagtaatttttgaaaatttgttgtcTATACTTAATTCACTCAAACAATCCAAAACAAAAATAGTAGTACAAAAACCAGTGTAGAAAGTTGACTAGGATAGTAGATATAGCGTTTATTTAGCTAAACTTTTAAAATcagcttatttttaaaaagatatattttttaaattgcttttcaaaaaaagatatttttaataagaaacaatttttgtttaatcaataaattaaaaagaaaaagccTTTTGAGCAGTAATTAATATTTGAccaaacttttcaaaaataccttttctaaaaatacatttttttttaaaaataaataatataacttgTGAAATATAACTTCCTTTACTActcttttttccccaaaagtTTAGCCTAACACTacacttacaaaaaaaaaattttttttattaaaaaaataagcacTTTCAATCCTCTAAATTCTTTGTCAAACATATCTTATGACAAATCTTCTCCACTTGTCCTTGGAATCTACCTTTAATCTCTCTAAAATTTAACacctttaaaattttctaacatatttttttaaaaagaattataattaATCACTCTAGTAGTATATTATTAACTTTTATATCTATAATAGTAAATGTTTTGCTAAAAATGTACACTACGTGTTATATTTGAAACTCAGTAAGACAAAATTCTCAAACTgcacaagttttttttttttcaataataacaTGAGATGTTCAACAAATATTACTGGACATAGTAATCTACGagtattattttaagttattcaaattgtccaataacaaataaaataactcTATGCTATTTTTTTATTGGAATTATAATATGTGATATttgtatgatgatattatagGGTGAAGATTTTGAATGGGTTACAATAAACCTAAGAAATGCAAATCCCACAAATGATGATTGGGTTGGAGTTTTTTCTCCTGCAAAGTTCAAGTAATTATTCTTTATCCCTTATAAaaattctatattattattattattattattattaatctaAAAGAAGGAATTCTttgagttttttattttcttatgtttgaaATGTCAATTTTAAGGCAATGTGAGAAAACAAAGATAGTATACaactcattatattgaaaaaagaTCGAATTCATATCGTGAGATAATcgtttttaaataataatgttttatcattctttcatataaactattaaatatatattcaaatttaattaatttttagatataaattaaaatttaattaaatttcgaTGCAATTATTAATATTGACAGGAGGATATAACCAAAAAGTAACTTAGGATGGCGACTTGTAAAGCATTATTGTTAGAATTTTATAAGGTCCCTAGGTCCaccataattttattttctaggcTACAATACCTAccaaatatttctatttttttaacaagAAGTTAGCAAAAAGATAGGTAAATCTCGATATGATTGTGACTTGTtaagattttaaattattattatttattattatgttaattgattatattttatatgaccATTCAACTTTTTGCTATATTATTCTCTGGATATATTTGGCCTTATACTACACAAGTAAATATTCGGTTTAATTCgacttcttcttatttttttatttttttaaaagaaatagaatttaaaaattatatttagaagTTACAATTATATATACTTGGACTTGAACGAATTCTATAAAGggcaactttcatatatagtaaataaaaaattcatatttgtatgctataacaaagtttgcataattgcgctccatagcaaacatagaaactgtataattcgttatacctatacagttgaagcaaattgtataaaacgaagtgtataaaacaagaaagaaaagacACTTGGatagagaactgtataaaaacgaagtgtataaaacgaattgtattattatgaGTGTATAgaacaattatatacaatttgaatttgtataaaatgagaaagagagaaagacaaaagagacgtGATAAAGAATATACAactgaatcgaattgtataaaacgagaaagagagaaattagatacaatttgaaaagtgtataaaacgagaaagagagaaaggcaaaagaaactgggcaggggagtatttttattgtataattataagtgtataggacgaaaatatatgtacttgaatgtgtatatacaattttctcacgctttatacgaACAGAAACGcgatttatacatttcgcttctgtttgcataagtgagaaaggcgagggtggcgagcgagattcgggagagtggcgagcgagatctgaaagaggggagagaggggaacaaaaatatatgtatttatacaattttctctgctttatacaattagaaacaatttttatacacttgtgtttgtataaaaagtgaggaagcgagcgagagattggaggagattggcgagcgagatatttgggagacaggcgcctgacaattttttacaAACGTTTACTATGgagtacaattaaatcaaaccctagctactctatttattttaggttattaatctactattatatatatttttctctatattttaactcttttttatttaatatatttaataaatacaaacTAAGTATTAAGTAAAATAAGACCGACCcaactcaatttttttagatGAGTGGTGGTGATCCACCAACTTTACTAATTTCAACATATTCAATGGAtgtactgttttttttttccttaaaaaaaaagtaaaatatgaaaagtgaaCCAATAATTTAGATGATTAACTAAAAAAGTATGAACGTGCACGTTGCtcccaataaattttaaaaactatagattaaaacaagataaatattatatatatacccaACCAAAAAGAGGAAACacccaaaattttaaaaaaaaatatgttatcttTCTTAGAatactttattaaaaatattgtgttCAAATAATTATCATTGTAAAAGTGTAAGacaagattaattatttttttcttttttttaccgttaataataattattttttaagattacaaatatatgaattatagcacataaataaaataattactttaaaaaatattatattttaagataaataattaaaaacactCCTCCTAAGGAGTAAAGTGTTTTGAGACATTAAATAATTGAAGTAGGccacttttgttttttttaaaaaatgaaattatttttaacttttttgtttAATCTATTTTGTGGTTGAATTATGCTAAGCatattgtattaattattaatgtcTGAACATTACTTTTCCACCAAACCCATATTCATATTTACTTTACACTTgacttcattattttatttatcataataCTTTAGAACAGAATAATCATAATTAAGCTAAGGTGTAATCAAACAATCTTCAAGTTATAAAATTACACAACCAAGTACCTTAATTAATATCAGACATTAAAGACAATATATATATCGTTATAATAATGGtttgtttatttgtattttcCTTCATCTTATATTAGTTATTCATTAACATAtctctatttaaaaaaattataaataaaaaaaatatttctactgattaaatttttaacaaaCTTTTTGAAAACATTACCAACTTACTTACACTTTCAAAGAGAATAAATTGCAaggtaaaatgaaaaaaaaaaagaattaatccTATCTTGATTTTGTTAAGTacatttaatttagaaaaacTATTACTTGGAATATATTGTAAacgtaaaattaaaaaaattaattaatcctatcttgattttataaagtgacatataatttataaaaactatttttagtaATGTGGATAACTAAATATGAGACATAGATAGTATGTAAATACTTTTTCtgttcacttttaattgtcatgattTTCTTTCGTAGAGTCAAAAGATAAgaaatttgactaatattttcaagatatattttttcattataatgatatgcaaaaaattatattttatagtacttttcgtatagttttaaatatataatttttttgtttaaaatatcaaattaatataatctaatctAACTTTAAAGATGAgcaaattaactttcgaaaaaTGCAATATGACATTAAAAATGGTAAATTTTAATGTGTAatagaaaaaatttgaaaagtcatttgGTAATTACAACATTTTTTTTGCCTCCCTCTGGAGAACAATTAGAGAAGAAaactttaacatatttaaagttatattataatataataagaaGTCACGAGTTTAAGTTATTGAAACAAATCTAttatagaaatataaataagatTGCGTACAAGTTCTGTTATAAAAATTTAGTACATCGAGCTATCTTAGTTACAcgtaattttgtttttgttaatctAATTAACAAGTAAGTAAATGTTTCAAATGCAGTGAATCCTTTTGTCCCCCAGTTACCATTGATGAACAACAATTTGGAGCTCCATTTTTGTGTACGGCCCCCTTAAAGGTATCTCTaaattcatttcatatatatacatatttttttttatgttcgtttaaatttatatgacaatatttgttaaatttaagTAGTATTGAAACATGTACTTATAAACAATTTCTTTTCTATTTGGACAAAATTGACAACTTTCTAAATTTGGCaataaattaaacttaaatttttcaattttccctctAATTATAAGGTTTCTTGGATTCATGTAGGTATATgtgatcttttttttaattttttagttttatttttggtgtTACAGTTCAAATAtgctaattaccaaaatgccAATTACACAAAGACTGGGAGGACTTCATTGAAATTTCGTCTAATTAATCAGCGTGGGGATTTttcctttgccttcttctctGGCGGTTTGTTAAACGTAAGTTAATTGGTAGTTGAATATTCTCTCGTAAGTAGTATTATCATTATTCAATTGGAAAAGACTTGTATCTCTACGAGGCGGGAGTAAGGTCTGGAGACACTCTACCCAAACTGAACTTGTCGTATCACACTATAcatcatgttgttgttgtaattgAACATGTGTCTAATTTTTTGAGGATCCGACTTGAAGTACCCCTCTGCATTTTCAAAAAGTCGGAGCAACAAAGGGATGATATCTATGTATTTTTACTTCATGCTAATGATATGGACTAACAAAATTCATGTTTGTTACAGCCTAAGTTGATAAGCGTCTCAAATTTCATTGCATTTGCCAATCCAAAAGCGCCTCTTTATCCGCGTCTTGCTCTTGGCAAGTCATGGGATATTGTAAGTTTTTCACTTGCTATACATATTGGAGATTCGTGTTTGTATCATGAGGttaacttatttatatttttctcctAGATGACGGTTACTTGGACGAGTGGTTACAACATAGACGAGGCTGTTCCATTCGTCGAATGGGGTTGGAAGGGCCAAGAACAAAAGCGTTCCCCTGCAGGGACACTCACATTTCATCGGAACAGCATGTGTGGTATGACGACAACAGATTGATTTTTCCCTCTGTTTTTTCTGATTAAAGTTAGATTAGGAGAAATAAACTTGTTGCATAATGTTATGAGCGCGTTTGTAGGAACACCTGCAAGAAGTGTGGGATGGCGCGATCCTGGATTCATACATACAAGTTTCCTTAAAGATTTGTGGCCAAACATGGAGTAAGTTATTCTTTATGGCTCGTTGATATTTCATCGTTGACATGTCATACACCATTTTGAGGTCTTATTTTGTGACATTTCAGGTACACATACAAGTTAGGTCACATGTTAAACAATGGTTCAATTGTTTGGAGTAAGCAATATTCGTTTAAGTCTGCTCCATTTCCGGGGCAAGAGTCATTGCAACGTATTGTGATATTTGGAGATATGGGGAAGGTAATACAGTAACAATATCAGTTgttataatacaatatatatctTTCTTTCTAAACGTTAACGAATGTGGTACTTTTTCCCATATTTGTTGTTTCAGCAAGAGCGCGATGGTTCAAATGAATACGCTAATTATCAGCCAGGTTCACTTATGACAACTGACACTCTTATTAAGGACCTTGATAACATTGACGCGGTCTTCCTTATTGGAGATCTCCCCTATGCAAACGGATATATCTCACAATGGGATCAATTTACCGCGCAAGTAGAGCCAATAACATCGAGAGTACCTTTCATGATTGCAAGGTTTgttcatcattaatattattcCTTTGTGATATCGCATTTTCACATAGTGCTTGTTCTAATTGTCTGtgaggaaaaaaaaatgtttttgcaGCGGTAATCATGAAAGAACATGGGAGAACACTGGATCATTTTACACCGGTATAGATTCAGGCGGAGAATGTGGTGTACCAGCTGAAACATTATACTATGTCCCTGCAGAGAACAGAGCTAAGTTTTGGTAAGTGATTCATGTCAAACACACATACTTTTATATAAGAGTTGCTGCCTTAATTTGAACTTGTGTTGACAGGTATGCAGCTGATTATGGGATGTTCCACTTCTGTATAGGAGACACTGAGCATGATTGGAGAGAGGGATCTGAACAGTACAAGTTCATCGAGCAATGCTTTGCGTCAGCCAATAGACATAAACAACCTTGGTTGATTTTCGCTGCTCATCGTGTTCTTGGCTACTCATCTAATGAC contains these protein-coding regions:
- the LOC107026196 gene encoding probable inactive purple acid phosphatase 27; the encoded protein is MRNQLYLLLLGIFVLITLNKSVHVSAQNYISFGKQKHRHDDMEQPLSGIQIHKTVLALTKSASIHVVGPMLLGSKGEDFEWVTINLRNANPTNDDWVGVFSPAKFNESFCPPVTIDEQQFGAPFLCTAPLKFKYANYQNANYTKTGRTSLKFRLINQRGDFSFAFFSGGLLNPKLISVSNFIAFANPKAPLYPRLALGKSWDIMTVTWTSGYNIDEAVPFVEWGWKGQEQKRSPAGTLTFHRNSMCGTPARSVGWRDPGFIHTSFLKDLWPNMEYTYKLGHMLNNGSIVWSKQYSFKSAPFPGQESLQRIVIFGDMGKQERDGSNEYANYQPGSLMTTDTLIKDLDNIDAVFLIGDLPYANGYISQWDQFTAQVEPITSRVPFMIASGNHERTWENTGSFYTGIDSGGECGVPAETLYYVPAENRAKFWYAADYGMFHFCIGDTEHDWREGSEQYKFIEQCFASANRHKQPWLIFAAHRVLGYSSNDWYAKEGSFEEPMGREHLQKLWQKYKVDMAFYGHVHNYERVCPIYQNQCVNKETSHYSGVVNGTIHVVVGGGGSNLNRFTTINTTWSVFKDYDYGFVKLTAFDQSNLLFEYTKSKDGKVYDSFTISRDYKDVLACVHDGCEPTTLAS